CGAGATAGCGAAGAGGAACATTGAGCTTGCCGGCTTCTCGGACAGGGTTGTTCTGAAGAACAGGAGCATCTACGACGGCATAGAGGAGGAAACCGCCGACCACATCGTTCTGGATTTACCGCAACCGGAGAACGTCCTCCCGCACGCGGTTGATGTTTTAAGGCCCGGTGGCTACTTCGTGGCCTACACGCCCTGTATGAACCAGGTTCACCGCTTCTTCAGGGCGCTGGAGGAGTACAGGGAGCACTTCATGAGGCCGAGGGTCGTCGAGGTCCTCGTCAGAGAACAGGAGGTAAAGAGGGACTGTATGAGGCCGAAAACGACGATGCTGGCCCATACAGGCTATATAACCTTCCTCAGGAAGCTGTGAGCTCTTCTCTTTTCTCTTCCTCGAACGTGAAGTACGCAACGACCCAGCCGATAACTATTATGGCAAGGGAGCTCAGGAGTGGCTGGGTTCCAAGGAGCTTTCTAACCCAGGGGAGGTACCCGTACAATAGGGGCAGGAACATTCCGAGTGCAGTCACGATGACGGCAACGTGATACAGCAGTCGCTTCCACTCCATTTTCGGCACCGTTCTCACCTCGATGTCCCGGTTAAAAAGCGTTTCCTTCAGGTTTCAAAGTCCTCCCTCGAAATCCCTTCGGAGTTCTTAACCAAAGGTTGAGCACATCTTTATAAACACTAAAGGTTCTGAACCTTTAGATGTCCATCTTTGGGCTCATGCACGGAGGTGTTCATCGTGTACCGGATACTCGAGAAGAAGGAACTCTCCATGAGGAACATCTGGTATAAGATTGAGGCCCCCCACGTGGCCAAGAAGGTTCAGCCCGGCCAGTTCGTCATCGTGAGGGCCTTTCCGAACGGCGAAAGGATTCCGCTCACGCCGGTGATGTGGGACCGCGAGGAGGGCTGGATTGTTCTGATAACCTTCATCCGCGGAAAGACGACCATGAGAATGGCCAACGAGCTCAAGCCAGGTGATTCAATCCTAAACATAGCCGGCCCCCTCGGAAACCCGGCCGAGATGGAAAAGTTCGGTAAGATTCTCGCGATTGGAGCTTACACTGGAATAGTCGAGGTCTATCCGATAGCCAAGGCCTGGCAGGAACTTGGAAACGACGTCACGACACTCCACGTAACCTTTGAGCCAATGGTCGTTCTCAAAGACGAGCTTGAGAAGGCCGTTGGAAGGCACGTCCTCGAGACCGTTCCCATTGACCCGAACCTGGACTTCCCGACCAACATGAAGAACGTCACCAAGAGGCTCGTCGAGAAGGTTCGCGAGATGCTTGAGAAGGAGAACTACGACCTCGTCTTCATGGTCGGCCCGGCCGGCGACCAGAAGGCCGTCTTCGAGGTCGTCAAGGAGTTTGGAATCCCGATGAAGGCCGACCTGCACCCGATTATGGTAGACGGAACCGGTATGTGCGGTGCCTGCCGTGTTACAGTCGGCGGTGAGGTCAAGTTCGCCTGCATAGACGGCCCCGAGTTTGATGCCTACCAGGTCGACTGGGACGTCCTCATAGCGAGGACCGGTTACTACACGGACATGGAGATGAGGGCGTTT
The Thermococcus sp. 21S9 DNA segment above includes these coding regions:
- a CDS encoding sulfide/dihydroorotate dehydrogenase-like FAD/NAD-binding protein — translated: MYRILEKKELSMRNIWYKIEAPHVAKKVQPGQFVIVRAFPNGERIPLTPVMWDREEGWIVLITFIRGKTTMRMANELKPGDSILNIAGPLGNPAEMEKFGKILAIGAYTGIVEVYPIAKAWQELGNDVTTLHVTFEPMVVLKDELEKAVGRHVLETVPIDPNLDFPTNMKNVTKRLVEKVREMLEKENYDLVFMVGPAGDQKAVFEVVKEFGIPMKADLHPIMVDGTGMCGACRVTVGGEVKFACIDGPEFDAYQVDWDVLIARTGYYTDMEMRAFQEYMKLFEQAVQGGEQ